A genomic segment from Sparus aurata chromosome 20, fSpaAur1.1, whole genome shotgun sequence encodes:
- the cyp26a1 gene encoding cytochrome P450 26A1: protein MALSTLLATFLCTIVLPILLFLVALKLWEVYMIRGRDPSCPSPLPPGSMGLPFIGETLQLILQRRKFLRMKRQKYGYIYRTHLFGNPTVRVTGADNVRQILLGEHRLVSAQWPASVRTILGSDTLSNVHGAQHKTKKKAIMRAFSREALELYIPVIQEEVRAAVKEWLAKDSCVLVYLEMKRLMFRIAMRILLGFEPEQIKTDEQQLVEAFEEMIKNLFSLPIDVPFSGLYRGLKARNFIHSKIEENIKKKVQESDKESKHRDALQQLIDSSKKNGEPFSMQAIKESATELLFGGHETTASTATSLLMFLGLNPEAVERLRQELMDKEAQGMDLQSLNIESLEQLKYTGCVIKETLRINPPVPGGFRVALKTFELNGYQIPKGWNVIYSICDTHDVAEIFPNKEDFQPERFMSKPSSDSSRFQYIPFGGGSRMCVGKEFAKVLLKIFLVEVVTKCHWTLLNGPPTMKTGPTVYPVDNLPTKFTSYEQN from the exons ATGGCTCTGAGCACACTGCTGGCCACCTTCCTCTGCACTATCGTGCTTCCCATCCTGCTTTTTCTGGTGGCGTTGAAGCTGTGGGAGGTTTACATGATCCGAGGCAGAGACCCGAGCTGTCCCAGCCCGCTGCCCCCCGGGTCCATGGGCTTACCCTTCATCGGAGAGACGTTGCAGCTCATCCTCCAG aGGAGAAAGTTCCTGCGGATGAAGCGCCAGAAGTACGGCTACATCTACCGCACACACCTCTTCGGGAACCCCACGGTGCGCGTCACCGGAGCGGATAATGTCCGGCAGATCCTGCTGGGAGAGCACCGGCTCGTGTCCGCTCAGTGGCCCGCATCTGTGCGCACGATCCTGGGATCGGACACGCTGTCCAATGTGCACGGAGCCCAACACAAGACCAAGAAAAAG GCCATCATGCGGGCCTTCTCCAGGGAGGCTCTGGAGCTCTACATCCCCGTCATCCAGGAGGAGGTGCGGGCTGCAGTGAAGGAGTGGCTGGCTAAGGACTCCTGCGTGCTGGTCTATCTGGAGATGAAGCGGCTGATGTTCCGCATAGCCATGAGGATCCTCCTGGGCTTCGAGCCGGAGCAGATCAAGACTGACGAGCAGCAGCTCGTGGAGGCTTTTGAAGAAATGATCAAGAATCTGTTCTCGCTGCCCATCGATGTGCCTTTCAGCGGACTGTACAGG GGTCTGAAGGCGAGAAACTTCATCCACTCAAAGATAGAGGAGAACATCAAGAAGAAGGTGCAAGAGTCAGACAAGGAATCGAAACACAGAGAcgctctgcagcagctcataGACAGCAGCAAAAAGAATGGGGAACCCTTCAGCATGCAG GCCATTAAAGAGTCTGCTACAGAGCTGCTGTTCGGGGGCCATGAAACCACGGCCAGCACAGCCACCTCTCTGCTGATGTTCCTGGGCCTCAACCCTGAAGCTGTCGAAAGACTGAGGCAGGAACTGATGGACAAG GAGGCGCAGGGTATGGACCTCCAGAGTCTGAACATCGAGTCCTTGGAACAGTTGAAATACACAGGCTGTGTCATTAAAGAGACTCTGAGGATCAACCCTCCTGTCCCAGGAGGCTTCAGAGTGGCCCTCAAGACCTTTGAGCTCAAC GGTTACCAAATTCCCAAAGGCTGGAACGTCATCTACAGCATCTGTGACACCCACGATGTGGCAGAGATCTTTCCCAACAAGGAAGACTTCCAGCCAGAACGCTTCATGAGCAAACCCTCCAGCGACTCCTCCAGGTTTCAGTACATCCCGTTTGGAGGGGGCTCCAGGATGTGTGTGGGGAAGGAGTTTGCTAAGGTCCTGTTGAAGATCTTCCTGGTGGAAGTGGTCACAAAGTGTCACTGGACTCTTTTAAATGGGCCCCCCACTATGAAAACAGGACCTACTGTCTATCCTGTGGACAATCTGCCAACCAAGTTTACCAGCTATGAACAAAATTAA